In Ptychodera flava strain L36383 chromosome 17, AS_Pfla_20210202, whole genome shotgun sequence, one genomic interval encodes:
- the LOC139115078 gene encoding cytochrome P450 4C1-like isoform X2, with translation MDFAIRLHKRLGPVARYFFFLGNGVVSISGPEEMKHILVTNSKNYDRSALTRKTLAQLMGNGLLSSTGVEHAAQRRLINPAFNHSSITGMLESFYKYGKELRRYWNEEIDSKSMNEDYLKVQVQQDLGRCTLDIIGECAFGYHFNAIWEPEKKLTKTFGAILAGSLTGSSWKNLIPFLRRLPSEENRILKEAINLVKQTVLDVIAKRRQEIDEGVEQPHDLLYLLMMAKDEETGQGLSDQELQDQVITFMFAGQETTSTGLTWTLHCLAHHPEIQDKVRNEILSVLPSADDIITWEHLEKMHFLKAVVNESLRLFPPVPLVPKQSENDDMIGQYYIPGGTFLLLQIGAMHRCADVWPDPLTFNPDRFMDSDSPPKAYSFLPFSLGRRNCIGNKFAVMNMRVMLTQILRNLKFSPVPDFKFTRTLRITMRPSPAMQLRISKV, from the exons ATTGCACAAAAGATTAGGTCCAGTAGCAAGATATTTCTTCTTTCTTGGTAATGGAGTTGTATCCATCTCAGGACCAGAAGAGATGAAACACATTTTGGTGACAAACAGCAAGAATTATGACAGATCAGCTTTAACAAGAAA GACTTTAGCCCAGTTGATGGGTAATGGATTATTATCATCAACCGGAGTTGAACACGCTGCACAAAGACGTCTTATCAACCCAGCATTCAATCATTCAAGTATTACTG GGATGCTGGAATCATTTTACAAATACGGAAAAGAATTGAGACGCTACTGGAATGAAGAGATAGATAGCAAATCAATGAATGAAGATTATCttaaagttcaagttcaacaagACCTTGGTAGATGT ACTTTGGATATAATCGGTGAATGTGCATTTGGCTATCATTTCAATGCAATCTGGGAACCAGAGAAGAAACTGACCAAGACATTTGGTGCCATCTTGGCTGGCTCTCTCACAGGTTCAAG TTGGAAGAATCTGATTCCATTTTTGAGACGTTTACCGTCAGAAGAAAACCGCATTCTTAAGGAAGCCATAAATCTTGTCAAACAGACTGTGTTGGATGTGATCGCAAAAAGACGACAAGAAATTGACGAAGGTGTCG AACAGCCGCATGATTTGTTGTATTTACTGATGATGGCAAAAGATGAGGAAACTGGTCAGGGTTTGTCAGATCAAGAATTGCAAGATCAAGTGATTACCTTCATGTTTGCTGGACAAGAG ACAACCAGCACTGGTCTGACATGGACTTTGCATTGCTTGGCACATCACCCTGAAATCCAGGACAAAGTCCGCAATGAAATTCTGTCAGTGTTACCATCagctgatgacatcatcacttGGGAACATTTAGAGAAAATGCATTTCTTGAAAGCAGTTGTCAATGAATCATTAAg GTTGTTTCCACCAGTTCCATTGGTTCCAAAGCAATCTGAGAATGATGACATGATTGGTCAGTACTACATACCAGGTGGCACATTTTTGTTACTCCAAATTGGAGCCATGCACAG gTGTGCTGATGTTTGGCCTGATCCCTTGACCTTTAACCCTGACAGATTCATGGATTCTGACAGTCCACCAAAAGCATACAGCTTCCTTCCATTTAGTCTTGGAAGAAGAAATTGTATCG gTAACAAATTTGCTGTCATGAATATGAGAGTGATGTTGACCCAGATTTTAAGAAATCTCAAGTTTTCTCCTGTTCCAGATTTCAAATTTACTCGCACTTTACGAATTACAATGCGTCCAAGCCCAGCAATGCAGCTCAGAATCAGCAAAGTCTAG